A genomic window from Mycetohabitans rhizoxinica HKI 454 includes:
- a CDS encoding response regulator translates to MVSRILLIEDDSRLAALVASYLRKHDYDVHIVLHGNDALDAILARRPDLVILDVNLPGKDGFQICREARKQFDGLIIMVTARDEDLDEVLGLELGADDYVHKPVEPRVLLARIKALLRRGLQLGGETSVEPECLILGKFEINRATRSIRLPDGSVPDLTSAEFDLLWALVRCAGEVVSRDDLMRQLRGIGFDGVDRTVDGCISKLRRKLHDDAANPQRIKTVRGRGYQFSKVAWE, encoded by the coding sequence ATGGTTTCACGCATTTTGCTGATCGAAGACGACAGTCGCCTGGCTGCGCTGGTGGCCAGCTACCTGCGCAAGCACGACTATGACGTGCATATCGTGCTGCACGGCAACGACGCATTGGACGCGATTCTCGCGCGTCGGCCCGACCTGGTGATTCTCGATGTGAACCTGCCCGGCAAGGACGGCTTCCAGATATGCCGCGAGGCGCGCAAACAGTTCGATGGGCTAATCATCATGGTGACGGCCCGGGATGAGGATCTCGACGAGGTGTTGGGACTAGAGCTCGGTGCCGATGACTATGTGCACAAGCCGGTGGAGCCACGCGTGCTGCTTGCGCGGATCAAGGCGCTGCTGCGCCGCGGGCTGCAGCTCGGCGGCGAGACGAGTGTTGAGCCGGAGTGCCTCATCTTAGGCAAATTCGAGATTAACCGCGCCACGCGCAGCATTCGCCTGCCTGATGGCAGCGTACCCGATCTCACCTCAGCCGAGTTCGACTTGCTATGGGCGCTGGTGCGCTGTGCCGGCGAGGTCGTGAGCCGCGACGACTTAATGCGTCAGCTGCGCGGCATCGGTTTTGACGGCGTGGATCGCACGGTCGACGGCTGTATTTCCAAGCTGCGGCGCAAGCTGCACGACGATGCGGCCAACCCGCAACGGATCAAGACCGTGCGTGGCAGAGGATATCAATTCAGCAAGGTGGCATGGGAGTAA